A window from Cryptomeria japonica chromosome 1, Sugi_1.0, whole genome shotgun sequence encodes these proteins:
- the LOC131857395 gene encoding uncharacterized protein LOC131857395 — translation MSPFELVYGVGAQLSLPLELVASKLQTVIEDTYFQNALEKRIMYLVRIEEEREKPVDHITEHQQWVKKIFDRKARPMKFMQGDQVLLWDKRREPKGAHGKFESLWKDPFLIHEVKGPNSFKMAYVDGTVLPLSYNGQDLKLYKL, via the coding sequence atgtcaccttttgaacttgtgtatggagTTGGGGCTCAACTCTCACTTCCTCTTGAATTGGTAGCTTCTAAATTGCAAACAGTCATTGAAGATACGTATTTTCAAAATGCATTGGAAAAGAGAATTATGTATTTAGTCagaatagaagaagaaagggaGAAGCCGGTCGATCACATTACAGAGCATCAACAGtgggttaaaaagatttttgatcgcAAAGCCAGGCCGATGAAATTTATGCAGGGAGACCAAGTCCTACTCTGGGACAAACGAAGGGAGCCGAAGggagcacatggaaaatttgagtcatTGTGGAAGGATCCATTTTTGATTCATGAAGTAAAGGGACCAAATTCCTTCAAGATGGCTTATGTGGATGGTACTGTTcttcccctgtcttataatggACAGGATCTCAAGCTTTACAAATTGTAA